A region of Fusarium keratoplasticum isolate Fu6.1 chromosome 6, whole genome shotgun sequence DNA encodes the following proteins:
- a CDS encoding SnoaL-like domain-containing protein: MANEISELKRTVELLRNEVTRLSDQEEIRKLQYKYGYYLDKCLYEEVVELFSTSPEAYVQFLGGRYLTKEGVKRLYVDRFAKGFVKRNGPVHGFLLDHPQMQGIVDVEYGTSSDGIVARAKGRFRSLMQAGVHISQAEKHPRGFCQWFEGGIYENEYVKEADGKWRILRLRYFPFWHGDVEDGWSKKTSGFVPFPKKTFPEDPTGPNEIVSSDQQMLWPDTRVVPFHYQHPITGQQVKDEDMQAPAFGEAAKDALPALKLE; encoded by the exons ATGGCCAACGAAATCAGCGAGCTCAAGCGTACCGTGGAACTTCTTCGGAACGAGGTTACTCGGTTAAGTG ACCAGGAGGAGATTCGAAAGCTGCAGTACAAATATGGATACTACTTGGACAAGTGTCTGTATGAGGAG GTGGTTGAGCTATTCTCCACCAGCCCAGAGGCCTACGTGCAGTTTCTTGGCGGGCGGTACCTGACCAAAGAAGGAGTCAAGAGACTCTATGTTGATCGATTTGCCAAGGGCTTTGTTAAGAGAAACGGTCCTGTCCATGGCTTCTTGCTTGATCATCCCCAGATGCAGGGAATCGTTGACGTTGAGTATGGCACAAGCTCAGACGGCATAGTTGCTCGAGCCAAGGGTCGCTTTCGCTCTCTGATGCAGGCCGGTGTCCACATTAGCCAGGCAGAGAAGCATCCGCGAGGATTCTGTCAGTGGTTTGAGGGTGGCATCTATGAGAACGAGTATGTCAAGGAAGCCGATGGAAAGTGGCGCATCCTTCGTCTTCGATACTTTCCATTCTGGCACGGAGATGTTGAGGATGGGTGGTCAAAGAAGACTTCTGGTTTCGTCCCATTCCCCAAGAAGACGTTTCCAGAGGATCCTACTGGACCCAACGAGATTGTATCGTCGGATCAGCAGATGCTCTGGCCGGATACGAGGGTCGTCCCCTTCCATTATCAACATCCCATTACTGGGcagcaggtcaaggatgaggatatgCAGGCTCCTGCTTTTGGAGAGGCGGCTAAGGATGCACTTCCTGCGTTGAAGCTAGAGTAG
- a CDS encoding Homogentisate 1,2-dioxygenase, with translation MAEKYDYQNIFHWAETQKDGSIPSFATRKNDPYEYQAGFGNHFESEAIPGTIPQGQNSPRVVRFGLYAEQLTTSFGAARHANKNSWLYRARPAVAHQGFTDLPQVEGTESCFLPLNPKVKVSPTQLAWLPFDIVDGADFVSGIRTIAGSGDPTLREGLATHTFTATKSMENRAFVNSDGDFLIVPQQGALDIQTEFGPLYVQPGEICVIQRGQRFKVSVEGPTRGYMLEIWGSNFELPELGPLGSNGMANARDFLHPKAKYNVTQNDPWEIVYKLGGQFFKSTQNHCPFDVIAWHGNYVPYKYDLTKFINVGSISVDHIDPSIFCVLTAKSRDPQAPLLDFLIFSPRWDVASHTYRPPYYHRNAASELMGLIYGEYAGRSDEFQPGGVSLETGFVPHGVAYEEFKAASAQPPPEMQISKGAIAFMFESCRQFTITDWAWNSDKKHEHEPKMWDNLVDNFSSHKEEIDRILGSK, from the exons ATGGCCGAGAAGTACGACTATCAGAACATTTTTCACTGGGCTGAGACTCAGAAGGATGGTTCAATCCCTTCGTttgcgacgaggaagaatgATCCTTATGAGTACCAGGCTGGATTCGGCAACCATTTTGAATCTGAAGCTATTCCCGGAACCATCCCCCAAGGCCAGAACAGCCCTCGTGTGGTGAGATTCGGCCTCTACGCCGAGCAACTTACAACGTCCTTTGGCGCTGCTCGACATGCGAACAAGAACTCATGGCTCTACCGAGCGCGTCCAGCGGTGGCACATCAGGGATTT ACAGATCTCCCCCAGGTCGAAGGAACTGAAAGCTGCTTTTTGCCTTTGAatcccaaggtcaaggtctcACCAACACAGCTTGCCTGG CTCCCCTTTGACATTGTCGATGGTGCTGATTTCGTGTCTGGAATTCGCACAATCGCCGGCTCTGGCGATCCCACTCTTAGGGAAGGTCTGGCGACACACACCTTCACCGCAACCAAGAGTATGGAGAACCGTGCTTTTGTCAACTCTGATGGAGACTTCTTGATCGTCCCTCAACAAGGTGCATTGGACATTCAGACCGAATTTGGCCCTCTGTATGTTCAGCCCGGTGAGATCTGCGTCATCCAACGCGGACAACGGTTCAAGGTCTCGGTCGAGGGTCCGACCAGGGGCTACATGCTCGAGATCTGGGGCTCAAACTTTGAGCTTCCTGAACTCGGACCTCTTGGATCCAACGGCATGGCCAACGCTCGAGACTTTCTGCATCCCAAAGCCAAGTACAACGTGACCCAGAATGACCCTTGGGAGATCGTTTACAAGCTCGGCGGACAGTTCTTCAAGAGCACACAGAATCACTGTCCCTTTGATGTCATTGCTTGGCATGGAAACTACGTGCCGTACAAGTATGACTTGACAAAGTTCATCAACGTTGGATCCATCTCTGTCGACCATATTGATCCTTCCATCTTTTGCGTTCTGACAGCCAAGTCACGGGATCCTCAAGCGCCTCTCCTCGATTTCCTGATCTTCAGCCCCCGATG GGACGTCGCCTCGCATACCTACAGACCCCCTTACTACCATCGAAACGCAGCTTCAGAGCTGATGGGTCTTATTTATGGCGAGTATGCGGGACGTTCTGATGAGTTCCAACCTGGTGGTGTGTCCCTCGAGACGGGCTTTGTGCCTCACGGTGTGGCCTACGAG GAATTCAAGGCTGCCTCAGCCCAACCGCCACCAGAGATGCAGATCTCCAAGGGCGCCATCGCCTTCATGTTTGAGAGCTGCCGGCAGTTTACAATCACTGATTGGGCTTGGAACAGCGACAAGaagcatgagcatgagccCAAGATGTGGGACAACTTGGTCGACAACTTTTCGTCACACAAGGAAGAGATTGATCGGATACTGGGCAGTAAATAG